CCTAGTTATCCACTAACGAACTTAACTTTGGCCCATCTACTAAGATACGACGTTTTCCGTGAAATACGAGGCACCGAATACTACATAACCTAGTGGAAGAAATCAgtacttaaaaatatatgtatattttagcaAAGTCCTTCAATGTATTGTTCACCAGTACAGCATGACATCATTGCCTTCCAGGCTTGGCTCTCCATTAAATAATCCGGTTTCTATTCTGTTGCCTCGCTCGGAGCAGCAGAGCGCCCGGGCTCGCGCAGCGGGGAGAGGAAACTCACCCCCGGACGCTTTACACCGCGCTTTCCAGGTAAATGCATTATCTATCCCGAACGTCAACGGATCCGGGGAGGTCGGGGCCGGATAGAGTAACAAAACCCGGGCCAGGGGTAGGGGGCGGAGCCCACGCGCAGCCCCGCACCCCGGATCCCGGGCGTCCccgcaaaaacaaagaaagtggaTTTTCCCACGAACCGCGTGTGCCGCGGGCAAGCCCGGCGGGCGTCCGTGGGGAAGCCCACGGAATCCATCCCCTGGATCACGCACTTCGGCTGCGCTGGGGATTCGGGGGGCTCAGAAAGTCCGCGCAGACGGGAAGGGTGTGGAAGGGGCAGAGCCGACACCCCGATCCTCCCTCCCGCTCCCGCCTGTCCACGCGGAACTCCTCCGCCTGGAAGCCCCGTGCTTGGGGACAGCAGGAAGGCTGAGGCGCGGCGGGGACGGGCGTGACGCGCCGACTGGCGAGGGGCGCAGCCCGGCCCCGGGAGCGGCGCGCGGCCCCTTCCTCACCTGGCAGCCCTTCTTGTGGTGAAAGCCCACCACCACGATGTGCAGGAcggggccccggggggcgccGTCGCCGCCTCGCCCGGCCTTCTCCATGGGCGGCCGCTGAGGGCCGGCCAGACGGTGTCTTCAACCGCCGCGGCCGGCAGGGCGGACAGGCCGGCGAGCCCCAGGAGGACGGCGGGCAGCGGACCTGAGGTGTCAGCTCGGGCGCTGCACTAGGGCCGCGCACCCACCGCTCCTTGccgccccccgcggccgccccgctCTGCGCCGCGTCCCCCGGCTTCCGGGCTGTCACCTGACGCGGTGGCCGCGGGCGCGAGGCGGGGCGGGCTGCACCGGAGGGCCCTGACGGGGCGGGGCcttggtgggcggggcctgcctAGGGGGCGGGTCCCGGAGGCGAGTGATGGTAAGGGATAGAGCGGAGTCTGAGGAACGGGGTGGGGCCTGGAGGGGAGGAGTCCTATGGACGGACGGGGttaagggtggggagaggggcgggaCGCAGGAGGGATGCTTGTCTCCGCGTTGATTGCCCGGCCTCTGGGCGCGATCAGGTTCACCTGCCTCATGCTCCGGGGGagttgcttccacttgcttgtaTTTAGACATTTATCTCGAGGGAAAAATTGGAAGTGCTTCTCTGAACACACGATATACTGAAGAGTCTGCCACTTACACCtaatttataattattctttATGTCTCCGAAAGGGAGGAAAACCCTGGAGACAAAGAGCTACGGCATATTTTCAAGTTGATTAAAAATGAATTCTCCATCTGGAATTGGCctgtggtttcttttttgtttcttgtctcAGAAAAGAACATACTCGAATCAAACTACTCCCAGCAATCCCAATTAATGCAACTGTGCAAATGAAAGATAGCTCCTCTGACAGaggataaaaattttctttattccttattAATAGCATTGAAGCTTGCTAATGTTTATTTCGATGGTCTAATGGAAAAGTTAGgtaggtttctttctttcttaaagaaaatgttgctaggggctggagcgatagcacagcgggtagggcgtttgccttgcacgcggccaacccgggtcgaatcctagcatcccatatggtcccctgagcactgccaagggtaattcttgagtgcagagccaggagtaacccctgtgcattgccgggtgcgaccaaaaaagcaaaaaaaaatgttgctgaaTTTAAATCAAGTTATGACAATTATTTGAATTGGTCCTTACtgaagtgaaaacaaaacaagagatgAGAGAAAAAGGAGATGAAAAAGCTCACGACAAATTTGGCATTGCTCTGTCTTCAGAATTTTATGAAGATTAAGGAGAACATTAATGGATAGGAATGAAATAGTGAGAGTCAATTAAAAATGCTTATGGGCAGGTGTTAAGAATATATTTACGAGACTGTTCAGTACAGCTGGAACTACAATACGCACAATGCCTTAAACTAAAGATAATATTGCCTTAAAGCAGTTTATGTCTGGCTACTAAAATAGGATAAATGTTTAACTAGCTAGCTTTTGTAGCACCTACTTTAAGCCACCCATCACTTCAGGTATTAAGATACAAAGATAACTAATAAAAAACTTCACATTTAAATAGGAATCTGTGTGCCTGCTGACTGCTTTTCATGGATAATCTCATTTAATCATCAACTAAATTTTTGAGTTGATATGATTATTCTTACTTATTTTACTGGGCAAATCAATATTTACGAATGTTTATAGGCAATTTTGTCCAACACCAAATAACTAGAAAAATTGTGGTAGAGATGGAATTTGAACTAAAGTCATGTAACTTCAGAACTCATGGTTTCAGGCCTAGGACTGTGGTTCAGTGATAGAGGCCTGCCTTGCAGAAATAAAGCCAATTGCAGGAATAAAGCCATAAGGGTGGCtttaaattcaatccccagcaccattccACATCACAAAATAGGAACCCCAGTCCCCTAGCAAGTACAAAATCTCCAATGAGCACTGCAATTcagtgtgtgaacaccacaaccaTGTGCAAACTCTAGATATCAACACAAaataaaggaagggagaagaaagggggaaaatccTGATTGGCTAAGAAACAAAGCTGAAATCAAAGGAGTTGAGCTCTGTATTCTTCAacttcttaaaactttttttgttgttgttttgttttggtttgggggccacaccttgtgatgctcagggattactcctggctctgctcaggaatcactcctggcagtgcttgggggaccatttgcaaTACCATTTGGGACTGAAccaaagttggctgcatgcaaggcaagtgtcctacccactgtgctatcgctccggccactAAAACTTTTGATTTGGGgtgtcaaagagatagtacagcaggtaaggtgatttTCTTCCATGTGACTTATCTGTGTTTGATCCTATCATTACCAAAAGCAGTCCCAGAGCAGACAATCAGGAGTGCCCCAACACTCTCTTACCTTacctcctcccctcaaaaaaaaaaaaaaaaaaagaaccaccaaAATGCTTGACTTTAaatgatttcagtttttttttgatAGGTAACACCCTCCAAGATAATTGTAAAAGAATACACACCAATATGAGAGCCATTCATATTATTGGAGGGCAATGAGTGTTTACAAGTAAGAGAAGCTTCATATAGGAAGTCATATTTGAATAAGGTCTTGAAAGATGAGTAGAATGAGTGGAATGAGTGGAATTTTATCAGAACTCAGGAGTAAATCATCCTAAATACATTAAAGTCACTATAGTAtgggtttattttttaaggaaaaaaattgggAAGTGAAGCATTGAAGCTGAATGTTGGTCTGCTGCATTGTACATCAGAAAGGCAAATTCTGGGCCCAAGGGGATAGTATAACcagtagtgcttgccttgcacgtggccagtcaggggtctatccccagcacctcatgtggtctcctgagcccttccaggagagatctctgagtgcagagccaggaataaaccctgccaggtgaggaaggaaggaaggaaggaaggaaggaaggaaggaaggaaggaaggaaggaaggaaggaaggaaggaaggaaggaaggaaggaaggaaggaaggaaggaaggaaggaaggaaggaaggaaggaaggaaggaaggaaggaatcagggatcactccaagtgggctcaggggaccacatggggttttagagactgaacctggatcagccttactagtgtaaggtgcttgccttacctgctgtactacctcactGGCCCCCTCTTGTAACAGGTCTTATGCTCTGCTGCTGATCCTGAAGGCAAATGTCAAGAACGAATAGGTATGAGAAATGTGTTTCTTCTTGCTGTTCTTTTccacaaaaacagtagcaatgcaTTTACTGCCTTAGCAAAGCAGTTATGAAAACAATGTGAGAGAGTTTTGTCTAACCCAATTATCAATGAGAGGTCACTTTGTCTTTTTAGGACCATATTAGATAGTCTTGTTTCTTTAGGTTTTGCCAAGACTTTAGTGTTCTATGTCAAACAGAGAAAGTAAATAAGATTAAGTTAAAGTGCAGCAAGAGAAGTTTGGAGGTGGACACATGCCAATTGTACAGTGTTCCTTCTACTTAGAATGCAGTTCCTTCCTAGTCAATCCTTATTCATTTTCCAAAACTAGAATTCCTgtaaatccttttttaaaaatttcccaagTTATGTGGCCAGTGGTTAGACATGTTACTTATCCTATCCAAGCATGAGGAATTTTATCATAGCACCTATCTCAAAGGATCATAAGTAGTGAATGTAGGAAGATGGTGCTGAAAGCCAAAAAAGAAGCCCCAGCCCCACTGAAAGCTGAAGCCAAAGTCAAAGCTTTGGAGGCCAAGAAAACAGCACCGAAAAGTGTCCACAGCCACAAAAAGAAGATCTGCACATCACTCTCTTTCCGAAGATACAAAACACCACAACTGAGAAGACAGTACAGGTATCCTCAGAAGAGTACCCCCAGGAGAAACAGGCTTGACCCTTATGCCATCATCAAGTTCCCTCTGACCACTTCGTCAGCTATGAAGAAGACAGAAGATAACAAACTTGTGTTAATTGTGGATTTCAAGGTCAACAAGCACCAGGTTAAGCAGCCTTGAAGAAGCCTTATGACATTGATTGAGCCAAGGTCAACAACCTGATTAGACTCAGGAGGGAAGAAGACTAGCCTGATGTTTGGCTAGCTTCTTGGGTATTGACAACAAAGTTAAGATCAACTAAACTGCTGGCTAATCCCATATATATTCCTATATAAAAGAGTGAATGTATTTCTAAGTTTCCTGGTATAGAGTAGATGCTCATGCTCAATATTTAGAACAAAAGTcacattgttattttaaaaaatagcccaACTCTTATTTAGGAGTCACTGAGCTCTAGGGGACCTTGAGCTAAAGGACTTACTTTGAAGCCTTTTGAACTAAAAGTTTCTGAACCTTTTCACTGATATTTGCCTTGACTCAGACCTAAATCTCCAGGGTTCCTGAAACTTTAAAGGTTTCTTTGCTTTATATCTCATGCACTTGTACATAATACGTGCCAATTgacttattcattttttaagttcCTGTAATGCAAAAGATCGTGTAAACACTGCTATACAGTGATGTTTACAGATTGTGTAAATACTGTTATATTTGGCAAGATGCCTGTAAACTTGGCGCTACTCATACATATTTGTTCAATAAATGAATGATGTGTGCTTTACAACTATTCTTTGGTTGTATGAATGAATGATGTTCTGTATGGCACTTCCTGTTTAGACATTTGCCTAAGTTTCTGGGATAGAATGAAAAGGAGACAAAAcaggctttttttctctttcaaaccATATAAAGGCTTTAAGGATTCCATATGCGTGATGACTACCTCAGAGTGACATCTGGTGGTTGCCTGTCAAATAATAGGTTGTTAAGTAATAAGCATGTTAGATAGTAAGTTGATGAAAGAATGAATACAAAATGTCTATAATTAACAGACTGTCAGATATAAGAACTGcgacttaaataaaaatttaaaagaaatgttttatatcaTGGAAAGACTGTTTAAATGCTGATTGTGAATTTCCAATTCTGTGGAACTTTCAAAGAAGCAGTAAATTCCTTAATTAAATGTTACGAAATGGCAAAGGAATGGGTCGATTGGGAAAGCCTAAATAATTTATGCAGGCTGAAAGATCTAGAATTGAGAGGAGATGCAAATTTAGATGGAAACAAAAGCGATTTACAGATTTTTACATTTTGCAAAGCCTTCCGGATTAGAGGAATAAGTTATTCACACAACAGGATATCTGTAATGTCTTGGAAACCTGGAGAAGAGAGATGGTATCTGTGGAAATCGCAGtctattgtatgcctgaaaaatACTTCCCCACTCTCAGTGCAAGAAAAGGAGTCGACTGAGCGATCCCACAGGACTGGCCCAATCGTCCGCTCGGCCTCAGATTGGTCGAGCCTGCCGCGGAGGGGCGGAGACAAAGGCGGAAGCGCGCTCTTTCAAACCCGCCGTCTCGGCGTCGTGGAGCGCAGGTCACTTCCGGCGTGGCCATGGCGGCTAACGCTACCACTAACCCGTCGCAGCTGCTTCCCCTAGGTAACCGTTGTCTCCCgtggaggcggggcggggagctggcGTTTCGGGTTGGTGGCCGGGGGAGGGAAGTGTAGCGTTCGGGCGCGAGGCCGCCGTGGAGCCCGACGTCTCAGGTGCGGCCCGCGGTCAGGACGCGCCGTTCTCTGTGGCGCCGGGCAGCGGCTTCCCCCGAAGCCGGCTTTCGTGGGCGATGCCTCGCCCGGCCGACGCCTCGGGGCCCTCACCCGCGCCGGTGTCTGAGAGAAGCCCCGCATTCTGGAATGCCCCGTGAGAGAGGAAGCCCGAGTTCTGTGTTGGTTCACGCATTCGGCGGCGGGGGCCGCGCTGCGGGGCGGAGCTGGCCAGGGCTCACCCCCCGCCTGCCCGGGCTGGCCCCCAGACGCCCCGCCGGGGGTGTGCTGCGGGCCCGAATGGAAACGCTCTCTTCTCTGCCCGACACGCGGGTGGCACAGGCCCGTTGTGGAGCGGACGCTGCAAGCGGTCGTAGGGTGAACGAGCAACCCCCGTCTCTGTCCTCACGCACTGAGAGTTGAGAGGGGCGCCTAAGTTAATCAGCCGCCAAAAATACCATCACGCCACCCCCATTGCTAAGGAGGCTAGTGCCGAACAGGGGAAACGGTCTCTGGTTAAGTGTTTGAGCAGAGAACTGGGTTTAAAAACCTGAAGTGGTCAGTTGTATGCTGTGAGCCAGCGCCCAAATGTTGGGTGAAAGAATgggtaaaattgatttttttcctccctcataAAAATATGTATCCACAGAGCTTGTGGACAAATGTATAGGATCAAGAATTCACATTGTGATGAAGAGTGATAAGGAAATTGTTGGCACGCTTTTAGGATTTGATGACTTCGTCAGTATCCTTTCCAAAGTGCTGGTTTTTCTTATTtaagaacagaaatgaaaattgtggtggggtggtggtgctgggaggggaaGTTGCTCAGCATCATAGATTGTTCCTGTGTGTAAGGTCCTGGGTTTCACCCTCGTGCCAGATACACATCCCTTCTACCTCAGCAACAACAATAGCAGTCCGTAGTGGTACTGATTAATGTTGAGGAATTTTTTCCCTCCGAAAACTTGCTGATCatgggggttttgttgttgttttggatttggggccacaaccagcagtgttcaagaattagtcctggaaTCTTAATTCAGGTGACCACATGGGGGTGATGGGGAATGATACCCAGGTTCCatgctcgtgcaaggcaagtgcctttcaaGTACCTTCCTTACCCGGTCTGCTATTATCCCGGCTCCCAAAGGAAATTTGCTGATGGTCTTCTAAGAGGTGTACTGAAAGAAGATAACGTTTTCTGTGAATTACTTTGAATTTGAGCCCTGTATTAAACTTAGTAATTGAAAACTAAAAAAGGTAGAAGCTAAGATAAATTCAACTTcgtatgtttatgtttattttcttaacacAGAATTTCAGATATGGTACTGGAAGATGTCACTGAATTGTGAGTagtgttaaaaattaaagaactagaatcttttttaaaaacttgatgcAATTTTATTAGTATCAACTCAGTAAAGTTTTATCAACTGGTGCTAGTAAAGGGATTAGAGGGTTATTACTCTTGAGAGTACCAATTGCTagtttaaaaacagattttaaagatatttacatACACTAGCCAGGAATCTTAGGGCTCAGGTCAAATCAAGAAACTAACATTAAGTGCATTTAACTATGTGACATAGTATAAATGGTGGCCCAGTCATATAAATTATAAAGATcacgcatggccacccacctatgagatggtcagacttcttcgttaagaccctgaatgaacggtttgaggctcttcgtgttcctggagcgagcagttgccattgggctacactagcatgtgacaggcatggatggagatgttactggctcccgctcatgctaatcgatgaacaacgggatcacaAGTGATACATAGTTGGCATCTCTTTTTTCAAAGTCAAATTGGTTAGTTATATtggtggagagcctggcaagctactgagagtatctcgcctgcatggcagagcctggcaagctacccctggtgtattgatgtggcaaaaatagtaacaaagtctcacaatggagacgtcactggtgcctgctcaagcaaatcaatgaacaatgggacgacagtgctacagtgcctattGGTGGGATTAGCACCAAGTACTGGTAAACCATTTCATTTTACCTTTGGTCTCCTTAGCAGGTCTCAGTGAAGATCAGTCCTTGTGGATATGTATTTGAGACCAGTCAGGTTTACTCTGTTGCTTTGGGGAGGATTCTATCAGATGTTGTGTGCTGTGTACCTCTGAAAATCTGCTATCACGGCTTAATTGaacattcatttatatataatcGTGctctttttagaaaataaaatactggcTTTGAGTAATACTGTTTGTTATATCCTAACTCTTTCGATACTTTATTTCAGTGAAATTACACCGGAAGGAAGAAGAATTACTAAATTAGATCAGATTTTGCTAAACGGAAATAACATAACAATGGTAAGACCGGGAAAGTAATTTAATTTAgatgggaactttttttttttctttttgggtcacacctggcgatgcacaggggttactcctggctctgcactcaggaatctcccctggtggtgctcaggggaccatatgggatgctgggaattgaacctgggtcagccgcatgcaaggcaaacgccctacccgctgtgctgtcactctagccccagaatcCATTTTTGAGGGTAGGTATTGCAGAACTTGACTTAAATGTTTATGACTCAGTGTAAGAACTAGTGTGAGCAGGGATgtaatgtagctcagtggtagtgCACATGCCCTGTCTTTGTGGagccctgagtttcatccctggcaccatgaaaagaaggaaaaaagattgaaaaaggGGATTCTGTGCTGGTTAAGATTCTATAGCTATGAGGATGATGTGTTAGGTTTAAAGATCAGTTTGTGTTTAAGGCTCTCTAATCTTCTATTTTGTTATGAATCATTGTTCAGACTATAAATGTTAGGAATTGTAAACAGCAGTGACTTGAAGAAAATAGGAATGTGAGGGAGGAGCAAAAAGGTGAAAGACCTTATGAGGAGCTCTTTCAGTGGGGCTATTAGCATGAAGGTTGCTGGCTGGGTCTTGCTAGTATTGGTTGTAATGAGTTCCTTTTCCTCCTGCAGCTGGTTCCTGGAGGAGAGGGACCTGAAGTATGAATGGATGTTCTTATCATATGTTAGATTCTGTTTTGTTATAATTCAATAaaacatgcttttttaaaaaaataaaagacaaaaaattttcACTGTTTGGATTTAATTGAAGGTAGGCTTCCCGTTGAAGggaaatgctttaaaaatgtaaatgcctATTTTGTAAGTTGATCATGATTGTATTAGAAAGAAGGAATTGTTTGTTCTTTGTAGACTAAAATAAAGGTGTTTTTGGTTAAATGTCATCTTCCTTTTTATACTATAATAATCAGTGGaacaaaattgtgatttttttttttctttttgggtcacagctggggatgcacaggggtcactcctggctcatgcactcaggaattacccctggcggtgctctggggaccatatgggatgctgggaattgaacctgggttggctgtaggcaaggcaaatgcccacacgctgtgctatcactctagccccaaaattgtgattttttttggtcatttgctTAACTGTCATGCTTTTTTGCTTCCTCATTTACATgattattttcaaacaaaatgaTACCAAGTtcaatttttaatgtgaaattatATTAAACTTGAAATTACAAAATTGTAAAATTCAATTCAAAGATGCTTTGTCATGAGAAGTTTTCTACTGAAttgtttaatatattaaaaacttcAGAAGATGTACAGGTAATACATGCATATTATAGAACCagagaattaaatatatttttctttatattaaacgTTTTCAGTACGTCTTCATTACATATTTTGTAAAAACTTGCTTATCCCAAATATGCTGTTTTGCAGCTTTTAAGActgttaaaatttaaatgcagGGCTGAAGAGAGCACACCAGGCAGAATGCTTGCTTGCGTACAACTCACCTAGGTTGTAACTCCAGCACCCTGTAGGATCCCCCACatcctgccagagtgatcccagagcgcagagccaggtatggccccaaaactgggaaaaaaatgttaatgaacattttttatgtaTTAGTGTGTCTATTTTATTAAATGGAATATCTATAGCGTATTTAGCTTCTTTGTTACACTATTTTACACCGATTGTGACCCCCAATCCAAACAAAAATTGTTAAAAGCaattagcgatagcacagcaggtagggcatttgccttgtacaaggccgacccgggttagattcctccatccctctcagacagcctggaagctaccaagagtatcctgcctgcatggcagagcctggcaagcgacccgtggcatattcgatatgccaaaaacagtaacaagtctcacaatggaaacgttactggtgcccgctcgagcaaatcgatgaacgacgggacgacagtgttacggTGCTATTCtacataaatgtttttaatttttctttggttaGTTCATAAATATGTGAGTTCAAGGGTATATGTGTTGTCTTTTTTCAAAGAAGATTTTAACTTTTGCCAGCAGTTTTTCATAGTATCCTTTACATACTTCCTAATACTGACTTGGTTCTACCTTTTCAAAATTTGGTATCTTAGGGTTGGAGACATACTAGAGTATGTCTCCATACTAAACTAATGTttagtggcccccaaactaaaacaaaaaccgAAATCCTGGTccctttagatttttatttatttattttgatatcaCTTCTATTTAGTAAATTCGGGCTTTTGCTTCTTTAATGCTTGCTTTTCCTAATTTGTGAGAGTTCTTTTTGGGAGGCTGGGGTACTTGGACCGCACCCCAAGtcatgctcaggtgaccatacctGGTGTTGTGATTTGAACCAAGGTTGTGGCTGATGCAGCTGatggtgcaagacaagtgctttacctcctgacCTATCCCTCTGATCCCTTAATTTGTAAGAATTCTTAGTTggttactctttttattttctttctttttttttttaataatataggagtactgctatttattcagccattgattaagctgattgaattgggcatgaactccacattactttttttttattctattctgaatgctaactttatttttttattatttttattatttcccccccccccctttttttgattcaccgtgagatacagctacaaagctttcatatttgagcttcggtcatataatcatcaaatacccatcccttcaccagtgcacacttttcaccacccaaatccccagtatttcccctCCACCCTTCCAGCCCTTCCCGTACTTCCCctacagacaatttcccctatactctctctctactttgttacatttaatatttcaacaccagtctcaccaccgcTCAAACAGGCCGAAAAGGCAGTactagatgatttattttgtattgcttgttatgaacagaatataatgtccaggaaattctgtgtaattctcttctgggagctttagtttatatagcctgggtcttggccattgatgagattgatgagattacaaggtGCCATGggcagcagtttgtgggtgtgactgccaaacttctggaaaactggggacctggagggaggaagcctagtcctgatccaagcggccttggagatctcagtcacagttcctgcatatctgggttttcctatTGGTcagctctctggtgaggttcatcccgttttgggtgaGTCTCATCTGAGCAGTTGATTACTCTTTAGTCTTGTATTTTATGGGTGATTTCTCTAATTGAGTTTGTATTTCATTGTAGCTCTGTGTATGTGTTTCATCCTTTATAGTTTTTTGTGTATGGTACATGTGAATTTGaacttaaattgtttttataattttttcttaattaaaaaaatttttttgttcttttgggagtcacactcaacaatgctcagggcttactcctggctctgtgctcaggatcactcttggcagggcttgggggaccatatgttgtgtcgGGTTTTAACCCACGTCAGCTGTGTGagaggtaaacaccctacctgtggttctatcactctggtccatttttatttttgatagtaCTTTACCTTGATTTCATTGTGATCTTGAATCATCTTCAATTTTAGTCTTTCTATATCAAAATACATCTAactttattttccagaaaatagCAACTGacttctgttgctttttttttttttgtggtgtaaaTAACATCTATAGTTAACTTGCAGACTTGCCAAAGTTTTAACATTTAGATGTCAGAAACccaccaatcccatcaaaaaatagggagaagaaatgaacagaagtttcctcaaaaaagaaatacaaatggccaaaaagcacatgaaaaatgctccacatcgctagtcatcagggagatgcaaatcaaaacaacaatgagatatcatcttataccacagagactggcacacattcaaaagaacaaaagcaaccaatgctggcgtggatgtgggtaAAAAGGGACActgtttcactgttggtgggaatgctgattggtccagcctttttggaaaactatggacagtccttcaaactagaaattgagcttccatatgaccctgtaataccacttctgggaatatatcctgaggatgcaaaaaagcacagtagaaatgacatctgtacctgtatattcattgcagcactgttcacaatagccaaaatctggaaacaaccttagtGCCCTAAAacatgactagttaaagaaactttggtacatctacacaatggaatactgtgcagctgttaggagagatgaagtcataaaatttgcttataaatggatagacatggagagtatcatactaagtgaaatgaatcagaaagagagggacagacatagaaggactgcactcatctgtggagtatagagtatcatcacatgaggctgacacccaaggacagtagatataagggccaggaagattgccccatagctggaagactgcttcatgagtggaggagagaaggcagatggaatagagaagggatcactaagaaaatgatggcgggaggaatcagtcaggatgggagattgtgctgaaagtagataatggaccaaacatgatgacctctcagtgtctgtgttgcaagccataatgcccaaaagtagagagtatgggcaatattgtctgccatggaggcagggggagattgGGAAAGGTGGGGGGTTA
The nucleotide sequence above comes from Sorex araneus isolate mSorAra2 chromosome 1, mSorAra2.pri, whole genome shotgun sequence. Encoded proteins:
- the LSM5 gene encoding U6 snRNA-associated Sm-like protein LSm5 isoform X1 is translated as MAANATTNPSQLLPLELVDKCIGSRIHIVMKSDKEIVGTLLGFDDFVNMVLEDVTEFEITPEGRRITKLDQILLNGNNITMESPLVVLRGPYGMLGIEPGSAACKANALPAVLSL
- the LOC101537909 gene encoding 60S ribosomal protein L23a-like encodes the protein MVLKAKKEAPAPLKAEAKVKALEAKKTAPKSVHSHKKKICTSLSFRRYKTPQLRRQYRYPQKSTPRRNRLDPYAIIKFPLTTSSAMKKTEDNKLVLIVDFKVNKHQVKQP
- the LSM5 gene encoding U6 snRNA-associated Sm-like protein LSm5 isoform X2; this translates as MAANATTNPSQLLPLELVDKCIGSRIHIVMKSDKEIVGTLLGFDDFVNMVLEDVTEFEITPEGRRITKLDQILLNGNNITMLVPGGEGPEV